In the genome of Criblamydia sequanensis CRIB-18, one region contains:
- a CDS encoding ABC transporter substrate-binding protein, translated as MSSFFTYAFFSAFLAFWWIAAFKNPNAHEPKVNLSVSVNKSNNLPFEIQNLSLFPDREFLRKALLGDISLISKLIVEWDINADLLINEGYSNIKRLDRQLFLRSQRIVRLLESNERGFEAKATLENNAPIIDDRGFPHDLSILRQKFFPQTYMAASILLSLVEPENISALPKGMKAQSHIYASEQLDAIHLEFDRFTSESLAINFPDIAFVSKQYSNPTCVDILSHLGIEIFYTPDILSFEDIKKAIQNIGYLVGKPLKAELLTIFIDAALQNCDNCLEIRKSLSPLEKTLVTNYYTHFSLPGKQSLTYSILSRLRLNNKLGEGHHPFFHRNGYTAPLSEEEIVFFNPDRLIILGDLNASLEACLLSKDSLRGVSAIQSKQVSFIPEDVQWTPSQFLVLAYYDLAKALCD; from the coding sequence ATGAGCTCTTTTTTTACTTATGCTTTTTTTTCAGCCTTTTTGGCTTTTTGGTGGATTGCCGCTTTTAAAAATCCGAATGCTCACGAGCCTAAGGTCAACTTGTCCGTTAGTGTTAATAAAAGCAACAATCTCCCCTTTGAAATTCAAAACCTATCTTTATTTCCTGATAGAGAATTTTTACGAAAAGCTCTTCTTGGGGATATTTCTTTAATTTCAAAACTTATTGTCGAATGGGATATCAATGCTGATCTTCTCATAAATGAGGGTTATTCTAACATAAAGCGTCTTGATAGACAATTGTTTCTAAGAAGCCAAAGAATAGTTAGACTTCTTGAAAGCAACGAAAGAGGATTTGAAGCGAAAGCCACCTTAGAAAATAATGCGCCTATCATAGATGACCGAGGTTTCCCACACGATTTATCTATATTAAGGCAGAAATTTTTTCCTCAAACCTATATGGCGGCAAGCATTTTGCTCTCTCTCGTGGAACCTGAAAATATCTCGGCTCTGCCAAAAGGCATGAAAGCTCAATCCCATATTTATGCAAGCGAGCAATTAGATGCCATTCACCTAGAATTTGATCGTTTCACTTCAGAATCGCTTGCGATAAATTTTCCGGACATTGCTTTTGTCTCAAAACAATACTCTAATCCAACTTGCGTAGATATCCTAAGCCATTTAGGCATTGAAATTTTTTATACGCCTGATATTCTTTCTTTTGAGGACATTAAAAAAGCCATACAAAATATAGGCTATCTGGTTGGCAAGCCTTTAAAAGCTGAGCTATTGACGATTTTTATAGATGCGGCTTTGCAAAATTGTGATAATTGCCTGGAAATTCGAAAGTCCCTTTCTCCCCTTGAAAAAACGCTCGTTACAAATTACTACACCCATTTCTCACTACCCGGAAAACAATCTTTGACCTATTCCATCCTATCAAGGCTTCGTCTTAATAATAAACTTGGGGAAGGACATCATCCTTTCTTTCATAGAAACGGCTATACAGCCCCTCTTTCAGAAGAAGAAATTGTTTTCTTTAACCCCGATAGATTAATTATTCTAGGTGATTTAAACGCTTCTTTAGAAGCCTGTCTCCTCTCTAAAGATTCTTTAAGAGGCGTCTCTGCTATACAATCAAAACAAGTCTCCTTTATTCCGGAAGATGTTCAGTGGACGCCTTCACAGTTTCTTGTCTTAGCATACTACGATTTGGCTAAAGCTTTATGCGATTAA
- a CDS encoding FecCD family ABC transporter permease, protein MRLKILVFISLFLLSGLTLYLGDVPWEFVEKGILERFNGSKNDWNPLLDERLPRLIVILSAGASLAVSGAVMQALFQNPLASPSVLGISCGGSLLVVLFYAFDLHLNHPYAISIAAVFGSFITMIVVYGLSHYGESHRMSNLILSGIAVSTLLIALQGGILYALRDNWRLIQTITEWESGSTLDRTWIHVHMQLPLALIGLLGCLYYRKEIDLLALGEEEALNLGVEVPKVRLRLFICTAFLTGSALAGIGIIAFFGLVLPHLIRKITGPSNRLLIPYSIFGGSLVLLAMDLTLRFFKIQIFTIGNVSAVLGGIFFFILLIHHPRHREC, encoded by the coding sequence ATGCGATTAAAAATTTTAGTATTTATCTCACTTTTTCTACTCTCCGGCTTAACTCTTTATCTGGGGGACGTCCCTTGGGAATTTGTGGAAAAAGGCATCCTCGAAAGATTTAATGGCTCCAAAAATGATTGGAATCCTCTTTTAGATGAGCGCTTGCCAAGACTTATTGTCATTCTTTCTGCGGGCGCTTCCTTAGCGGTTTCAGGCGCTGTCATGCAAGCTCTTTTTCAAAACCCATTGGCCTCTCCAAGCGTTCTTGGCATCTCATGCGGCGGCAGTTTGCTTGTCGTCCTTTTTTATGCTTTTGACCTACACTTGAATCACCCTTACGCGATTTCTATAGCTGCCGTCTTTGGTTCTTTTATTACCATGATCGTGGTTTATGGCCTTTCCCACTACGGGGAATCCCATCGGATGTCTAATCTGATTTTATCGGGAATTGCTGTTTCCACTTTATTGATCGCTTTGCAAGGCGGTATTTTATATGCGCTTAGAGATAACTGGCGGCTTATCCAAACCATAACAGAATGGGAATCAGGATCTACACTTGATAGAACTTGGATCCACGTTCATATGCAGCTTCCTCTAGCTCTTATTGGCTTACTTGGGTGTCTTTATTATCGAAAAGAAATAGACCTTCTTGCGCTCGGGGAAGAAGAAGCGTTGAATTTAGGGGTAGAAGTTCCAAAAGTTAGGCTCCGGCTCTTTATTTGCACAGCGTTCCTGACAGGCTCAGCTCTTGCCGGAATTGGCATTATTGCTTTTTTCGGTCTTGTTCTCCCCCATTTAATTCGTAAGATTACAGGCCCTTCGAACAGGCTTCTTATTCCCTACAGTATTTTTGGCGGGAGTCTTGTCTTATTAGCTATGGATCTAACTCTTCGATTTTTTAAAATTCAAATATTCACTATCGGAAATGTATCGGCGGTTCTTGGCGGTATTTTCTTCTTTATCCTCCTTATCCATCACCCCCGTCATAGGGAATGCTGA
- a CDS encoding carbonic anhydrase: MYKYIFFLLAISFQSLFSEVNPKEAYRLLLEGNRRFITDKLLHPDRTKESRLSVVEGQQPFAVILGCSDSRVSPEIIFDQGIGDLFIVRVAGNVAGPIEINSTEYSVIHLKSSLVVVLGHENCGAVKAVLSDNTADIEAVASLIRQGLDSKKHETTEAAIKNNVLNVVATLRKSPPLKARIEDGTLDIKGAYYHLGTGQVEFLN; this comes from the coding sequence ATGTATAAATATATCTTCTTTTTACTCGCTATTTCCTTTCAAAGCCTTTTTTCTGAAGTTAATCCCAAGGAAGCTTATAGACTCCTCTTAGAGGGAAACAGGCGATTCATCACAGATAAACTTCTTCACCCGGATAGGACAAAAGAGAGCAGACTATCAGTCGTTGAAGGCCAGCAGCCCTTTGCAGTCATACTGGGATGCTCAGACTCAAGAGTTTCACCTGAAATCATCTTTGACCAAGGGATCGGCGATTTATTCATTGTTAGAGTTGCAGGAAACGTTGCCGGCCCGATTGAAATTAACAGCACCGAATATTCTGTCATTCACTTAAAGTCCTCTTTGGTTGTTGTTTTAGGACATGAAAATTGCGGGGCTGTAAAAGCGGTTCTTAGTGATAACACAGCCGATATCGAAGCTGTGGCTTCATTAATTCGTCAAGGTCTTGATTCTAAAAAGCATGAGACTACAGAAGCTGCTATAAAAAATAATGTGCTAAATGTTGTGGCTACCTTAAGAAAATCCCCTCCTCTTAAAGCAAGGATTGAGGACGGCACTCTGGATATCAAGGGAGCCTATTACCATTTGGGAACGGGTCAAGTAGAGTTTTTAAATTAA
- a CDS encoding ABC transporter ATP-binding protein: MLSIKNISCSLGNRLLLRNIDLNFQPGFIYSVLGPNGSGKTTLLKAIAGIQVFYSGSIFWNSQEISFIKRRERSQIMTFVPQSSPVFFDFTVKEFALMGAYAKAIKNEEQKLEESLNKVDALHLKDRLVRTLSSGEKQRVYIARSLIADAPVMLFDEPTASLDIKHRHEIWQLIHDLKELKKIIIVATHDFHEAEKWSDESLVLQKGSVVSKGAFSEALSKKILEDVFGVDKLILSK, from the coding sequence ATGCTTTCTATTAAAAATATTTCATGTTCTTTGGGAAATAGGTTGTTATTAAGAAATATTGATCTTAATTTCCAGCCCGGTTTCATTTATTCGGTCCTTGGACCAAATGGATCGGGTAAAACTACCCTTCTTAAGGCAATAGCCGGAATTCAAGTCTTTTATTCAGGGTCCATCTTTTGGAATTCTCAGGAGATAAGTTTTATTAAACGAAGAGAGAGAAGTCAAATCATGACTTTTGTTCCGCAATCAAGCCCCGTTTTCTTTGACTTTACCGTCAAAGAGTTTGCTCTTATGGGAGCTTATGCCAAGGCTATAAAGAATGAAGAACAAAAATTGGAAGAAAGCCTTAATAAAGTGGATGCGCTTCATTTGAAAGACCGCTTGGTTAGAACTCTCTCAAGCGGTGAAAAACAAAGGGTTTATATTGCAAGGTCTCTTATTGCCGACGCTCCCGTCATGCTTTTTGATGAACCGACCGCTAGTTTGGACATTAAGCATCGTCATGAGATATGGCAGCTTATTCATGACTTGAAAGAGCTTAAAAAAATTATCATTGTCGCTACCCACGATTTTCATGAAGCTGAGAAATGGTCCGATGAAAGCTTGGTTTTACAAAAAGGCAGTGTCGTCTCTAAAGGCGCTTTTTCAGAAGCTCTTTCCAAAAAAATACTGGAAGATGTTTTTGGGGTAGATAAGTTAATACTCTCTAAATGA
- a CDS encoding F-box/WD repeat-containing protein yields the protein MQSVTKHFFLKEEKDFHPLEFFEKIIPDELLVSIFTHLNPNEIKTISLVSRRWLWLAKEKSLWQLFFRRNFPDSAKEEKSLITKAFFFETLKKNERLLKNDSRPSYKNRPDLKIRTFYPCSDKIIIATGKEIHLLNKTTLNTEEVLSYHEEEIDFVYEKDKKIYSVDKGGKVKIFDLAVKNYQTIETENRIEFCQADQSFLYLLDSSGVFKRLSLEKSHELEILEISLTRGASILIHKGLLYYGKKQGGIEVISLKEGKLKRSFETSPASSFTVFGNKLYVSLNEGTVSAFDRKKGTLLFEWRAHKRDAKYLTFYNDTLFSASFDGTLKLWDKGGVFLKQFELPFPISDFDLVPITGFQIRNYQLMIGSLLTGLSVFDFNL from the coding sequence ATGCAATCCGTTACTAAACATTTTTTTTTAAAGGAAGAAAAAGATTTTCATCCGCTGGAATTTTTTGAAAAAATAATCCCGGACGAGCTTCTTGTAAGCATCTTTACCCACCTAAATCCTAATGAAATTAAAACGATTTCCCTTGTTTCCAGAAGATGGCTATGGCTCGCAAAAGAAAAAAGTTTATGGCAGCTTTTTTTTAGAAGGAATTTTCCGGACTCAGCAAAGGAAGAAAAAAGTCTTATTACAAAAGCTTTTTTTTTCGAAACTTTAAAAAAAAATGAGCGCCTTCTTAAAAATGATTCCAGGCCTTCCTATAAAAACCGGCCCGATCTAAAAATTCGAACTTTCTATCCGTGTTCAGACAAAATTATAATAGCGACCGGAAAAGAGATTCATCTACTGAATAAAACGACTTTGAACACGGAAGAAGTTTTGTCCTATCATGAAGAAGAGATTGACTTTGTCTACGAGAAGGATAAAAAAATTTACAGCGTGGATAAAGGCGGGAAAGTTAAAATTTTTGACTTAGCTGTAAAAAATTATCAGACCATTGAAACTGAAAATCGCATAGAATTTTGCCAAGCAGATCAAAGCTTTCTCTATCTTTTGGATTCTAGTGGAGTCTTTAAAAGACTTTCTCTAGAAAAGAGCCATGAACTAGAGATTTTAGAGATTTCTTTAACAAGAGGGGCATCTATACTTATCCATAAAGGCCTCCTTTACTATGGAAAAAAGCAAGGAGGCATAGAAGTTATCTCCCTTAAAGAGGGGAAGTTAAAGCGATCTTTTGAGACCTCTCCCGCTTCCTCTTTTACTGTTTTTGGTAACAAGCTCTATGTTAGTCTTAATGAAGGCACAGTTTCCGCATTTGATAGAAAAAAAGGAACCCTTCTTTTTGAATGGCGAGCGCATAAGAGAGATGCTAAATATTTAACTTTCTACAACGATACCTTATTTAGCGCATCCTTTGATGGAACTCTTAAACTTTGGGATAAAGGGGGCGTGTTCTTGAAACAATTTGAGCTCCCTTTTCCCATTTCTGATTTCGATCTTGTTCCAATAACTGGATTTCAAATTAGAAACTATCAGCTTATGATTGGATCACTTCTGACCGGTCTTTCAGTTTTCGATTTTAACCTTTGA
- a CDS encoding SDR family NAD(P)-dependent oxidoreductase: MEVNPRICLITGANSGIGKAVALQFARLGIKVIIACRNEDRGKQALREIQEETGNLLTELMIVDLSSMSSIRKFSNDFQKKFQRLDVLIHNGANFDHTLRRAVLTEDGFETIFATNYLGPFLMTRLLLPCLFKSSQPRLLTVGTKGLDFYPFANLNFDDLDLKNSNFTTAKAYYNSKLALLMFTINFANRFKGKIDANCIRVTNVAIGNDRLITLPWYLRYVYFIKRQFSITPEQMSKIYITLALSSEIEGMTGLYWDENNKIVNFPSKALNGEIRERLWNITEDILGVSFRDVLVI; this comes from the coding sequence ATGGAAGTAAATCCTCGAATTTGTTTAATCACCGGAGCTAATAGCGGGATTGGAAAAGCTGTAGCGCTACAATTTGCAAGGCTTGGAATAAAGGTAATCATTGCCTGTAGAAACGAAGACAGAGGAAAACAAGCTCTTCGAGAAATTCAGGAGGAAACAGGTAATTTATTAACAGAGCTGATGATTGTAGATCTTTCATCTATGTCTTCTATAAGAAAATTCTCTAATGATTTTCAGAAAAAATTTCAACGTCTGGATGTGTTGATTCATAATGGGGCTAATTTCGATCATACTCTGAGAAGAGCCGTGCTTACTGAAGATGGTTTTGAAACAATTTTTGCTACAAATTATTTAGGGCCATTCTTGATGACTAGGCTTTTGCTGCCTTGCTTATTTAAGTCTTCGCAACCCAGATTACTTACTGTTGGTACAAAAGGACTTGACTTCTACCCGTTTGCAAATCTTAATTTTGATGATTTGGACTTAAAAAATAGTAATTTTACAACAGCAAAAGCCTATTACAATTCAAAGTTAGCGTTGTTGATGTTTACTATAAATTTTGCAAATCGTTTTAAAGGAAAAATTGATGCAAACTGTATTCGGGTTACTAATGTAGCCATAGGAAACGATCGCCTCATCACTTTGCCTTGGTATCTTAGATATGTTTATTTTATAAAAAGACAATTTTCTATCACACCAGAGCAAATGTCAAAAATCTATATCACCTTAGCTCTCAGTTCTGAAATTGAAGGTATGACAGGATTGTACTGGGACGAGAACAACAAAATCGTTAATTTCCCTTCAAAAGCGCTAAATGGCGAAATAAGGGAACGTTTATGGAATATCACAGAGGATATACTAGGTGTTAGTTTCAGAGATGTTTTGGTCATTTAG
- a CDS encoding ankyrin repeat domain-containing protein, which produces MNEINFIKTPLPQEPSISPSNKIDATEKPHESFENVISPHLSPFEVFKKGQSKQASSQALNSNKEDSQVKKTIYDRLEEARKNDKKLPPAIYAIEMKDYELLKFIIDMGEDLEKRMPDIPVYEKYSNEWNGSGWTKFHGYQPGLKPLEYALKKNDVEAVRCLLEHNPTNKSNVNTVRTEYISSWLTPYSGDHGPGLVSEGMETRTESLWDAANRQKCDPEILYLILTHSPQLNLGVIAENFRQKGNLEYFSSALRALYQGWKGEDLIVSPESLKKMMQTSFDEALQTKNKEMISLYVESGWAISSSSIGLVVENNELLNQLLNGNISSIKALEALVENKAGLELIENAISNLSDPTDAFSIASRCDHVELVKILIAKGILPTLSDYKDALKASRDEIAILIIATLVKENKLDQPDDLLKAAVSEQRFEVVVELLSRGLFSEEGRKEAQKIAYKLANYEILDLLIHYPS; this is translated from the coding sequence ATGAACGAAATTAATTTTATAAAAACTCCCCTCCCCCAAGAACCTTCAATCTCGCCCTCAAATAAAATCGATGCGACGGAAAAACCCCACGAATCTTTCGAAAATGTTATTTCACCTCACCTATCTCCTTTTGAAGTATTTAAAAAGGGTCAAAGCAAACAAGCTTCTTCCCAAGCTTTAAACTCGAATAAAGAGGATTCCCAGGTTAAAAAAACTATCTATGATAGGTTGGAAGAAGCTAGAAAAAATGACAAGAAATTGCCGCCTGCCATTTATGCTATAGAAATGAAAGACTATGAGCTTCTCAAATTCATTATCGACATGGGAGAAGACTTAGAAAAAAGAATGCCTGACATCCCGGTCTACGAAAAGTATTCCAATGAATGGAATGGGTCGGGTTGGACTAAATTCCATGGATACCAACCAGGCTTAAAGCCTCTTGAATACGCGCTTAAAAAAAATGACGTTGAAGCCGTTCGATGCCTTTTAGAGCATAACCCTACAAATAAATCCAATGTGAATACCGTTAGAACGGAGTACATCTCTTCTTGGCTGACTCCCTATTCCGGGGATCATGGCCCAGGGCTTGTTTCAGAAGGAATGGAAACACGAACCGAATCCCTTTGGGATGCGGCCAATCGGCAAAAATGCGATCCTGAAATCCTCTACTTGATTTTAACTCATAGTCCTCAATTGAACCTTGGCGTTATTGCTGAAAATTTTAGGCAAAAAGGAAACCTTGAATATTTTTCTTCTGCTCTAAGAGCGCTTTATCAAGGATGGAAAGGAGAGGACCTTATCGTTTCTCCAGAATCTCTGAAAAAGATGATGCAAACCTCATTTGATGAGGCTCTCCAAACTAAAAATAAAGAAATGATCTCACTTTACGTTGAATCCGGATGGGCTATTTCCTCTTCATCCATTGGCTTGGTTGTTGAAAATAACGAGCTTTTAAACCAATTGTTAAATGGGAACATCTCCTCCATTAAGGCTTTAGAGGCTCTTGTTGAAAATAAAGCCGGCCTTGAATTGATAGAGAATGCAATAAGTAACTTAAGCGATCCGACAGATGCTTTTTCTATAGCTTCCCGGTGTGATCATGTTGAGCTTGTCAAAATTCTGATAGCAAAAGGCATTTTGCCCACTCTATCTGATTATAAAGACGCTCTTAAAGCCTCAAGAGATGAAATTGCGATTCTTATAATAGCAACTCTTGTCAAAGAGAATAAACTGGACCAGCCGGATGACTTACTAAAAGCTGCTGTAAGTGAACAGCGCTTTGAAGTGGTGGTTGAACTATTATCAAGAGGCCTTTTTTCAGAAGAAGGAAGAAAAGAAGCTCAGAAGATAGCCTATAAACTTGCAAACTATGAAATCCTGGATTTATTGATTCACTACCCCTCTTAA
- the groL gene encoding chaperonin GroEL (60 kDa chaperone family; promotes refolding of misfolded polypeptides especially under stressful conditions; forms two stacked rings of heptamers to form a barrel-shaped 14mer; ends can be capped by GroES; misfolded proteins enter the barrel where they are refolded when GroES binds), which produces MSNTPKEIVFDEEARELLTNGIKKLADVVACTLGPKGRNVGLEKSWGAPTITSDGSSIVKDITLKNQYEDMGVSIAKEVVEKIKEKCGDGTTTGTLLLNALVESGIKYISSGLSPISIKRGMDKALEAVLKEIEKNAIAIRNPNEIRNIAIVSANGQKEIGDLIADAIDKVGKTGVITIEEGKGTETLIDIVEGMEFDRGYVSPYFCTNVEKMTVEMENPSILIVDKKLNNIHELIPMLQQVATTGNELLIIAEDIEGDVLSTLVVNRLRKILKVAAVKAPGFGDRRKAMLEDIAILTGATVIAEEAGVNLAEATPEMLGHAEKITVTKDHTIILNGAGQHEKIEGRIKQLEAEIEKTTNSYDKEKLQERKAKLAGGIAVIRVGALSEPEMKKNKQLFEDSLNSTRAALEKGIVPGGGVSLIRASAAIKNLKLNGEEEAGAEIVYKACQAPLKQIVKNAGKDGAVILADVLSRPNNFGFNALNDKVEDLLEAGVIDPAKVVMTALTHAVSAAGIVLISEALIADAPDEEAV; this is translated from the coding sequence ATGTCAAATACGCCAAAGGAAATTGTTTTTGATGAAGAAGCACGAGAACTTCTTACAAACGGCATAAAGAAGCTTGCCGATGTGGTTGCTTGTACACTAGGACCCAAAGGTCGGAATGTCGGGCTTGAGAAAAGCTGGGGCGCCCCAACTATCACAAGCGATGGAAGCAGTATCGTTAAAGACATCACATTGAAAAATCAATATGAAGATATGGGTGTTTCGATTGCAAAAGAAGTGGTCGAGAAGATTAAAGAAAAATGCGGTGACGGTACAACGACAGGGACTCTTCTTCTAAATGCCCTCGTTGAATCAGGGATTAAATATATTTCCTCCGGTTTGAGCCCTATTTCCATTAAACGCGGGATGGACAAGGCTTTAGAGGCGGTTCTTAAAGAAATCGAAAAAAATGCCATAGCTATTCGAAATCCAAACGAAATTAGAAACATCGCTATCGTTTCTGCAAATGGTCAAAAAGAAATTGGCGATCTCATCGCGGATGCTATTGATAAAGTTGGTAAAACCGGCGTCATTACCATTGAAGAAGGAAAAGGGACTGAAACTCTGATTGATATCGTTGAAGGGATGGAATTTGACCGCGGCTACGTAAGCCCTTATTTTTGCACGAATGTCGAGAAGATGACGGTTGAAATGGAAAACCCATCCATTTTGATTGTCGATAAAAAGCTTAACAACATTCATGAGTTGATTCCAATGTTGCAACAAGTGGCAACTACAGGAAACGAGCTTTTAATTATCGCTGAAGATATCGAAGGGGATGTTCTTTCAACATTAGTTGTCAACCGGTTAAGAAAAATTCTAAAAGTGGCGGCGGTAAAAGCCCCCGGTTTTGGCGATAGAAGAAAAGCGATGTTGGAAGACATAGCTATTTTAACAGGAGCCACTGTCATTGCAGAGGAAGCCGGCGTAAATCTTGCTGAAGCTACTCCCGAAATGCTTGGCCATGCGGAAAAAATAACCGTGACGAAAGATCATACGATCATCCTCAACGGCGCCGGACAACACGAGAAAATTGAAGGGCGTATTAAACAGCTTGAAGCCGAAATTGAAAAAACGACTAATTCCTATGACAAAGAGAAGCTCCAAGAGAGAAAAGCTAAGCTTGCCGGCGGAATCGCTGTGATTCGCGTGGGCGCACTCTCTGAGCCTGAAATGAAAAAGAATAAGCAACTTTTCGAAGACAGCTTGAATTCGACAAGAGCCGCTCTTGAAAAAGGCATAGTTCCCGGCGGCGGCGTTTCTTTAATTCGCGCAAGCGCAGCCATCAAAAATCTAAAATTGAATGGTGAGGAAGAAGCCGGCGCTGAAATCGTTTATAAAGCTTGCCAAGCTCCTTTAAAGCAAATTGTAAAAAATGCAGGCAAAGATGGCGCTGTTATTTTAGCAGATGTCCTCTCTCGTCCTAACAATTTTGGCTTCAATGCTTTAAACGATAAAGTCGAAGACTTGCTTGAAGCCGGTGTTATTGACCCGGCAAAAGTTGTCATGACCGCTTTAACTCACGCTGTAAGCGCAGCCGGTATTGTTTTAATTTCCGAAGCTTTAATTGCTGATGCTCCGGACGAAGAAGCTGTTTAA
- a CDS encoding OmpP1/FadL family transporter yields the protein MKWRNFSLKLCASLACLMPVLSPLEAVLAGIKVTGRAATSVSAPNDAFAAAYNPAASVLVPDRIDNGISWVHFNQELNVEDNESILNIIFPDNQLNGTRNAAKTADVYVPEFGVVKHFCRDICGCPIDFVAGLTVYNRYYLKTTYGRNIPLFGTSPVGVEYLMETVAPNFAVRLSRMHSIGLALNINVQRVKVNGIENFANPLFSSSPENATNKGYNWSTGFGVTLGYLFTPWDNFRIGLSWTPKTHMRRFHKYKGFLADRGKFDNPMRFQAGISWDPWDCLTLAADYEYIRWRDIPHLRNPLLPNLFVSELGDPDGAGFGWNNQHYYRFGVEYHYNKCWDFRAGYRHSKSPIPPSQAAINLLTMEACEDVLTLGTTYHVNPCNELTILYAYGFSHTIHGKNSIPSVPIPFPPFPNPVNVFGGGEANIKQSLQVLGLSYGRRF from the coding sequence ATGAAATGGCGGAACTTTAGCCTTAAGCTTTGCGCTTCTTTGGCTTGTTTAATGCCGGTTTTGAGCCCCCTTGAGGCGGTGCTTGCCGGTATTAAAGTAACAGGCAGAGCCGCAACCTCTGTCAGTGCCCCGAATGATGCTTTTGCAGCAGCTTACAACCCTGCGGCCTCAGTCCTTGTTCCTGACAGGATAGATAACGGGATTAGTTGGGTTCACTTTAATCAAGAATTAAATGTGGAAGACAACGAAAGTATTTTAAATATTATTTTTCCGGACAACCAGTTAAATGGAACAAGGAATGCTGCAAAAACAGCTGATGTTTATGTTCCCGAGTTTGGAGTGGTTAAACACTTTTGCCGAGACATCTGCGGTTGCCCTATCGACTTTGTTGCAGGCCTTACTGTCTACAACCGCTACTACTTGAAAACGACTTATGGCAGAAATATTCCTCTTTTCGGGACCTCTCCTGTCGGGGTTGAATATTTAATGGAGACTGTGGCTCCAAATTTTGCGGTTCGCCTTTCAAGAATGCATTCCATAGGCCTTGCGCTTAATATCAACGTTCAACGTGTTAAGGTAAATGGCATTGAAAACTTTGCGAACCCATTATTTTCAAGCTCTCCTGAGAACGCTACAAACAAAGGTTATAACTGGTCAACCGGCTTTGGAGTAACCCTGGGTTATCTTTTCACTCCTTGGGATAATTTCCGCATCGGTTTATCCTGGACGCCAAAGACTCATATGAGACGTTTCCATAAATATAAAGGCTTCTTAGCCGATAGAGGGAAATTTGATAACCCGATGCGCTTTCAAGCCGGTATTTCCTGGGATCCTTGGGACTGTTTAACGCTTGCTGCCGATTATGAATACATTCGCTGGCGTGATATACCCCACTTAAGAAATCCTTTACTGCCCAACTTATTCGTCTCAGAGCTTGGGGATCCAGACGGCGCAGGTTTTGGTTGGAACAATCAGCATTATTACCGTTTTGGGGTTGAATACCATTACAATAAATGCTGGGATTTTAGAGCCGGTTATAGGCACTCAAAATCCCCAATTCCTCCAAGCCAAGCCGCAATCAACCTCCTTACCATGGAAGCTTGCGAAGATGTTTTAACGCTTGGAACAACTTACCATGTAAATCCTTGTAATGAACTTACGATTCTTTACGCCTATGGATTCAGTCATACGATCCATGGTAAAAACTCCATTCCTTCAGTACCTATTCCTTTCCCTCCTTTCCCCAATCCGGTTAACGTTTTCGGCGGCGGCGAGGCCAATATCAAGCAATCGTTGCAAGTATTGGGACTATCGTACGGAAGAAGATTCTAG